From Aegilops tauschii subsp. strangulata cultivar AL8/78 chromosome 5, Aet v6.0, whole genome shotgun sequence:
CAAACCTAGCTAGCGCGCGCGAGACAAGATGGCACGCAGGTTCACCGGCTCCGACGCCCTGACGGCGCTCACCCACCGCCTCGCCCACCAGTTGTCGGTCACCAGGGAGACCCCCAGCAACGTCGCCTTCTCGCCGCTCTCTATCTACTCGGCTCTATCCCTGGTGGCCGCGGCGGCACCCTGGACGAGCTCCTCGCCGTCCTCGGTGCGAGCTCACGCGACGAACTCGCCGCGAACGGCCGCTTCGTGGCGGAGCACGCGCTCGCCGACCGGTCGCCGTCGGGCGGGCCACGTGTCGCGTTCGCGTCCGGCGTGTGGCACGACGCGGGGCGGGCGCTGGAGCCGGCCTACCGGGAGGCTGTCCTCGCATCCTACTTGGCCGAGATACGCGCCGTCGACTTCCGCAACAAGGTCAGTGTCTATGTCTCATCACGTCATATATACGTATAGTGTATGCATGGATCCATCCATGGAGATCGATTGGTTGCTGTCGATCGGTGCAGGCGGACGAGTCGAGGGAAGAGATCAACAAGTGGGTCGCGGCGGCCACGGCAAGCTCATCGACTCGATCCTCCCCGCGGAGTCGGTGGACGAGGACACGGCCGTGGTGCTCGCCAGCGCCATCTACTTCAAGGGCAAGTGGGAGACGCCCTTCAGGAAGAAGCGCACCAAGGTGGAGCGGTTCTTCCTCCTGGACGGGACCGCCGTCGACGTGCCCATGATGCGCACCGGGCGGAGCCAGTACGTCGACGAGCACGACGGCTTCAAGGTGCTCCGGCTGCCGTACAGGTCCCAGGACCCCGGCGCCTCCAAGAAGCGGCGACGCGGCACCTCGTCCGGCGACGATCCTGCCCCACCACTACCGCGCTACTCCATGTGCGTCTTCCTGCCGGACGCGCGCGACGGCCTGTGGGACCTCGTCGGCAAGATCGCGTCCAGCCCGAGCTTCCTGCGCGACCACCTGCCGGAATACGAGGTCGATGTCGACGAGTTCCGCCTGCCCAAGTTCAAGGTCTCCTTCTACGGGAAGCTGTCCGGTGTACTTCAGGACATGGGACTCGTGGCCGCGTTCAAGGCCGACAAGGCTGACCTGACTGGCATGGCGCCCGACGTCGAGGATGCCTCTGGGGAGCTAATAAATCGGCTGGTGCTCAAGGACGTCTTCCACAGAGCGGTGGTCGAGGTGAACGAGGAAGGCACGGAGGCGGCCGCAGTAACCGTCTgtgaggaggaagatgaatcggCCTGTCAGCCGGTCGATTTCATCGCCGACCATCCGTTTGCCTTCTTTGTGATCGAGGAGGTGTCCGGTGCCGTCGTCTTCGCCGGCCATGTGCTTGATCCTACAAAACCCCAAGACACATTACACGACGTGGATTAGAAACTCGACTATATTTTGTATCTCCAATAGCCACCCGCCAACTAATGACTCGAGCTTGTgatttttttttttaattttgcggaGACTGGGAGTTTAAACTGGATTGACTATTCAAAGAGAGAAATGAGTAGGCGAATATGGACTATTACTATTCATTGCTTCGAACCCGATTTTTATTCGACGAATAGGAATCACTCGAGGCCAAATCGAACGGCTAGAATCGCATCAAGCTCGAGATCGAACGGTCCAAAGTCACTGAGATCTGAGAGGATATCATATGAGCATGGTGACTTAGAGTGTCTGTTGCGCACCCAGTCGTGTCAAAGGTGGTCACAATTTCTTTTAATACAATATACCATCAAAGTCGCTCACATACATGAGCATATATACACCCATCAGTTATAATCACACACACGCATACCCTATCCCCAATTGAGCACCTACGAGAGAATGACCAGCACATTGACAAAGTCATAAAACGCGCCTCGTAGTCGAGGGAAATGTCTCCTTCCACTTAATGGACATCGCCGGAAAGTTTGAAATAAATCCAAAGAATGCGAGCACCAATGTCTAAGTCTAGGATTTGAAACCTAATGGAATGGGGATACCACTATCCTCCTACCAACCTATTGCAAGTTGGACACAAATTGGAGAACATAAAGGGTAAAGGATGTCAATGGGAGGGGGGTGATTGGGTGAGTAGGCGACTACCAACCTATAGTTGGGTGCTCGCATGTTTCTGAAATTATTTCATGCTTTTGGCAATGTGTGTTCGGTGGGAGGAGATATTCCCGCCGGCTATGAAGGTGTCTGTGAcgacttcgtcaatctcaagagGATATGCCGACTTAATTTCTTAGAGGTGTTCATAGGTGTATGATGTGTGTGCGTTTATAAAGATGAATGTATGTACATATATATAAGCgtatgtgtatgtactatgttaGAAAAACAACTATAAATCTTAACCTTCTTTGTTGATTTTAAGAGTATGGAAGGAGTGTCAATTTCACGTTCGAGTGAAAACGGATTGACTTTCACATCTAAATTTCCAGCCTAAAAACATGGCAGCTATATGTACCAAACCACCGACACAAAATGTCGACCCAATTAACCTAAAATCTGTTATGTGAAGAGTTCCTCTTGTTTTCTTCCTTGATCCTAGATGGCTAGGATAAACTCTTCCCTCTAGACTTTACCTATGAGTTTGTGGATTTGCCTCCCCTCTGCTTGCCGCTCCGGAGCGTGGTGACTGAAAGTGTCTGTTGCGCACTCAGTCATGCCAAAGATTGACACAATTTCTTTTAATACAATATAATCGAAGTCACTCATATACACGAGCATATATACACCTATAAACACACACACGTATACCTTACCCTTACTGAGCGCCTCCGCTCAATGACCGTCACATAATCTTAAGATTGACAAAGTCATCAAACATGCCCTGTAGTCGAGGGAAACATCTCCTTTCACTTAACGAACATCGCGAGAAAGTCTGAAATAATAAATCTAGAAAAATATGAGCACCAATATTAAGTCTAGGACATGAACCCTGATGGACTGGGGAATACCACTGTCCTCTTGCCAGCATGTCCCAAGTTGGACACAATTGAATAACATAAAGGGTAAAGGATGTCGATGGGAGAGGGTGATTGCGTGAGTAGGCGACTACCAACATATGGTTGGGTGCTCGcatttttctgaatttatttcaTACCTTTCGTCAATATTTGCTCGGTACCCAAAACCAAAGCTTGGTTGGAGGGAGTGGAAAACTGCCGAATGCGCGAAAGTTAAAACAAAAAACTGCAGATctcagaaaagaaaaataagtACTGCCGAATGCGCGAAAGTAAAACCTAAAAACTGCCAGAtctcagaaaagaaaaaaaatactgCCGAATGCGCGAAAGTTAAAACAAAAAATACCAGAtctcagaaaagaaaaaaaatactgCCGAATGCGCGGTACGCATTAATTTCTTCGGTGCTGctaaatctcagtcgactgagagtCGACGCGTCCACCGTTTGATTGGTATTAGCTTTAAGATTCGCGCTGTTAGTGGGTTTGTCTCGTTCTGGCCTGTTAATGCAGCCGGTTCTTTTTTCTTCAGGTTTTCTGGTTGTCTGGGCTCTTTTTCTCGTGGGCCAGAGGGTTTTCTCGCGGGCCAGAGAGTTTGCGTGGTGGGTGGAGGAGGTGTGGGGGGGCTTTTCAGTGTCTTTCCTGTGATTTGTTCTTTTTCTTCATTTTAATTTTGCTTTTTTTGTGGTACAGCGGTTGTGAGCTTGGCCTTGTTTTCTTTGCCTGGGTTGTTATGTTTTAGGGAGAAAATGGTATTCGTCCATTTCTTTTCATGTGGGATCCTTCAAAAAAAAATCTTTTCATGTGCTGTTATGTTTGtcttttttgtttttcatttttcttCTCTAAATAATCTTTGTAAATACATGAATAATTGTGGAATTATATGAAGATTTTTTGTATAAATATTTTTCTTCTTGTAAAATTACATGTTTTATAAAGAATATAAAACTTTGATATTACACGTATATTTATGTAATTTCGCTTGCGTAACAATAGTTGCACACTCATTTGCTACGCGTAGCTGGATGTTTATCATCCATGTGAAACTCCTTCAAAAATTATTCAATATAATTAGTTTATCAATAATTGTTTATATTTTTAGGTTCTACTTTATTTGTATTTCTAGTTTCTATCTTTTTGTTGTATTGGGTTTTTCCGTTGTTGTTACGGCTACACTAAATttcagtcgactgagatttagCAAAGTCTCAATCGATGGCACTAAGATTCATGTGTACCTATTACGTTGGCTCGAACGAGCTCTTTTCTTTGTCGCTGCACAGGCCGGTGGAGATGAGGGAgcctttattttatttttcttcttggccttgttccctgtgacgcccgggtagttaagctacagtaaccctctgctaatgatgccacatcacttcgattactgttgctagtttcgcgttagttcgaaaccgattcaaattcaaattccaAAAACAAGTCAAATTTTATTTCTTCAAACTGATAAGGAAAAATGTTCGATGGGTTAAAAATATTCCCTAACTGTTTGTCGTGTAGGAGCCAACCTCTTTTGAATATTTAAAGGTGGCCCTAACCTATTTTAAACTAAATCACCAGTAATTATTTGAACCATTTCAACTTAAGCAAATAGTTAAACTATTCAAAATAATTTGGAACTTTCTGTGCTGCTTCAAAACCTTGCCTAGTATTTAGGTGCTAAGTCGCACATTTAACTATACTCATTTATTAGATCAACAAAAATACAAAACcgtaaagaaaaacaaaacaaaaaatagaaaataaacagAGGCTAAAAGGGGCCcctgctgggccgtggcccagctggccaccaggccaggcccaaccggccacccactccccccatAACCTCCCCGCTAgcccaaaccctaacctaacCGCACCCCATCCCCCCCGCCCCCACGATCCCCACTTTCCCTCGTTCCCTCCCTGCGCCGTCACCCACGACACACAGAGGAGGGGCGCCCCCTGTTCGATCCCCTCCACCGGGCGACCCCGACACCATCGCCGCGGCGCCTCACCGCCCTACGTCGCCACCTCACCGGTGCCGCCCCCCTTCGCCGTGACGACACCGCCCGGTGCCTCCCGCTACCCGCCGCCCGTCTTCGTCCTCCGCCTCGACCACGCCTCCTCGCCGGACTTCCTCCCCTGCGTCGCGTCGTCACCGTCGTCCTCCCCACGCCCCATTGCCACGTTCCCTGCAACCCGCCGTGagctcccttccttctcctctaTCGCCGCGCCCCCTTCACGCGCCTGTGCGCGCACACCCGCAGCCGCCCCggcctcttctccctcctcgCGCGCGCCCGTCCGTCGCCTCTCCGGCGATGCTGCCGCCCGCACGTGGCCGCGCCCTGCCTATGTCCCCGCATCGCCACCGCGCGCGCCGCGCCAGTGCCTCGGGTTCACCGCGGTGCTGCGCTCGTCTCGCCCCGCATCGTCGCCCCGTCCACTGCGCCCCCTGCTCGTCGCCGTGCTGCTCCCGGTGCCGCCCCACCGCTAGCGCCGCCGGCCGCGCACGCCCCGCGGTCTCTCCCGCCGCGCCCCTGTGGCCTCACCATGCCGCACTCGCTGGGGCGAGCTCCCGTTCGGTGGCCGCTCTGCACCCGTGCCCGTTTGGGCTGCGCCCATTGCCCGACCCGCTAAGGCCATgagccaatgacatgtggggcctagcCCCCAGAAcgtattatatatatatataaagaattaaaataataataataataataataaataattaaaatattaattaattaattaaagaattaattgtTTAATTAACCAAattaactaattaacctaattaattgtTGTTAATTATCTAAGCATTcaatgacagctgggacccacacgtcagtttgacccagtcaacgccctgttgactgctgacgtcatgctgatgtcatgatgatgtcagcaaatactattctggataatgttgaattaaattaattaaataaattctaaaatgatttaaaactttagaaaatcatataaaataaaccgtagctcagatgaaaatactttctacatgaaagttgctcagaacgacgagacgaattcggatacgcagcccgttcgtccgccacacattcctagcattgcaaacacgcaactttccccctccggttcatctgtccgaaaacgcggaacaccgggaataccttcccagatgtttccccccttcgccagtagcacctactactacgttaggtcacctctagcaccgcgtaatgccatgttacactttgtgatgctttgattgctctattGTTTATTGTGtttcccctccgttacttctttccggtagacaccgagaccgacggcgctgctacccagtacgactacggtgttgacgacccctccttctcagctgagcttccaggcaagcccccgcCTTGATCACCAggtatcgcctattcttctctatactgcttgcattagagtagtgtagcatgttactgatttcggttaatcctattttgttgcatagcctgtcattgttgctacagttgttacccttacctgctatcctactgcttagtataggatgctagtgttccatcagtggccctacactcttgtccgtctgccatgctatactactaggccgtgatcacttcgggaggtgatcacgggtatatactatatactttatatacatgacacatgtggtgactaaagtcgggtcggctcgttgagtacccgcaagtgattctgatgagggggctgaaaggataggtggctccatcccggtagaggtgggcctgggttcctgacggtccccgactgttactttgtggcggagcgacagggcaggttgagaccacctaggagagaggtgggcctggccctggtcggcgttcgcggatacttaacacgcttaacgagatcttggtatttgatttgagtctggccatttggtctatacgcactaaccaactacgcgggaacattatgggcactcgacgtcgtggtatcagccgaagccttcgtgacgtcagcgactgagtggcgcgcgccggattggactggaacgcctgctaggctaggtctgcttccggccgcattcgcaacgtgcaggtgtgcaatgggcgatgggcccagacccctgcgccataggatttagacccgcgtgctgacctctctgttgtgcctaggtggggctgcgacgtgttgatcttccgaggccgggcatgacccagaaaagtgtgtccggccaaatgggatcgagcgtgttgggttatgtggtgcacccccgcggggaagtttatctattcaaatagccgtgtccctcggtaaaaggacgacccggagttgtaccttgaccttatgacaactagaattggatacttaataaaacacacccttccaagtgccagatataacccggtgatcgctctctaacagggggacgaggaggggatcgccgcgtaggattatgctatgcgatgctacttggtgaacttaccatctactctcttctacatgctgcaagatggaggtggccagaagcgtagtcttcgacaggattagctatccccctcttattctggcattctgcagttcagtccactgatatggccctttacacatatacccatgcatatgtagtgtagctccttgcttgcgagtactttggatgagtactcacggttgcttttctccctcttttcccctttctatacctggttgtcgcaaccagatgctggagtccaggagctagaggtcccgaggatgattctacatggagttcggcttcgaggagtagttaggaggtcccaggcaggaggccttgccttttcgatcgttgctacttttgtgctagccttcttaaggaaaacttgtttaacttatgtctgtactcagatattgttgcttccgctgactcgtctatgatcgagcacttgtattcgagccctcgaggcccctggcttgtattatgatgcttgtatgacttatttatgttgtagagttgtgttgtgatatcttcccgtgagtccctgatcttgatcgtacacatttgcgtgcatgattagtgtacggtcaaatcgggggcgtcacattccCTTTGCTGTGCAGCCCAAGTTTCCCGAGAGTGTTCTTTTAGTTATTTTTGTCAGCCTACAAAAAAGTActttattttgtttctttttctcGCCCTACACAAGTGAGTTTTACCTGTAGGAGAGGAAGTCTCGGTGGCTTCACTTTTTCCCAAAagaaattttcattttcatttttcctttttcttctttttattgtTTTACTTTTCATTTACTTTTTATAAGTCTTTaacttttcttttatttattttatttttttcttgcTCGTCCCGTTTTATATTTTTcgttttgtttttcttcttgtttatttaatttaatatttcatttttcattttgccCTTGCTTAATAATGTTTGTGTTTTATTCTATTTGATTTTAGCATATTTTCCAACTTTCTAGCAGCCCTATTTTAGCAACGAAATTGCTTAACAATTTTTTTGTTAATCATTTTCAGTTGCACATCCATTAGATGTTTTGTAAGTAAATGTTGGCTACAATAGTTGAACTTTTTTAGCGGGATTGCTAAAATTCAGTCGATTGAGTTTAACCGAAGTCCTAGTACACATATATGGTCGTTAGATCACTGTTTCCGTAAGATTCACGCAACACGGCTTGTCTAGTGTTACCCCGACCTGTTTAGCGCTCGCTTCTTTTTTTTTTTACCTTTTCTCGTGTTCGGTATTGATGCGCGATGTGCTGGTTGTGAGAGGCGTTTTTCATTGTTTTTGTTGGACTTTTCAATTGCCATGTACACACCATATCTACCACGGAGTACTCGTCTCAGGGGAGGGGTATTCGTCCCTCGGGGTTCTTCAGTTGCatttttttcatcttttttcccCTCTTTTATGCCAGATCTCTATTTGTGGATTTATCTATGTATGCATTTTTTTTATGCTTGTATAATGTAGGAAATGCTTTTTCTTCGATGAGTGGGGATCTTTTAACCATGTAGACATAAATGTTAGTGGGTATGTTGGTTGTTAGCGGGGTTTTAAACCATGACTTTTGTTTTGTATAGGACCGACATTTTCATATATATTTTTCTTGTTTATGCGTAAAAGAATATTAGCTTATATTTTTTCTTGCATCCGGCTGCAAGTGCTTGTCTTCTAACCCGACCGCAACTGGACTTTTTTGTTCTGTCGGAGGGGGCGCCGGAAGAGGGGGCGGGCCAGTTGCAAGCTCGACAACAGCTCCGTAACTGCATGTCCCCCAACATGGTTGCAACTCGACTTTTGTTTTGTTGGAGGGGGCGGGCCAGTTGCAAGCCTGACAATAGCCCCGCAACTGCATGCCCCCAATATGGTTGCAACTCGACTTTTGTTTTGTCGAAGGGGGCGTCGGGAGAGGGGGCGGGCCAGTTGCAAGCCCAACAACAACCCCGCAACTGCAAGTGCCGCACCCAACCGCAATCGCATGTCCGCCAACATGGTTGCAACTCTACTTTTGTTTTGTTGGAGGGGCCACCGGGAGATGGGGCGGACCAGTTGCAAGCCCGACAATAGCCCCGCAACTCCATGTCCCCCAATATGGTTGCAACTCGATTTTTGTTTTGTCGGAGGAGCGTCGGGAGAGGGGGCGGGCCAGTTGCAAGCCCAACAACAACCCCGCAACTGCAAGTG
This genomic window contains:
- the LOC109764299 gene encoding serpin-Z2A-like translates to MARRFTGSDALTALTHRLAHQLSVTRETPSNVAFSPLSIYSALSLVAAAAPWTSSSPSSHALADRSPSGGPRVAFASGVWHDAGRALEPAYREAVLASYLAEIRAVDFRNKIDWLLSIGAGGRVEGRDQQVGRGGHGKLIDSILPAESVDEDTAVVLASAIYFKGKWETPFRKKRTKVERFFLLDGTAVDVPMMRTGRSQYVDEHDGFKVLRLPYRSQDPGASKKRRRGTSSGDDPAPPLPRYSMCVFLPDARDGLWDLVGKIASSPSFLRDHLPEYEVDVDEFRLPKFKVSFYGKLSGVLQDMGLVAAFKADKADLTGMAPDVEDASGELINRLVLKDVFHRAVVEVNEEGTEAAAVTVCEEEDESACQPVDFIADHPFAFFVIEEVSGAVVFAGHVLDPTKPQDTLHDVD